One Desulfobulbus oligotrophicus DNA segment encodes these proteins:
- a CDS encoding S24/S26 family peptidase — protein sequence MATIRKRSGRHGTAYRAEVCVKGRRESATFDTLSLAAAWAEETEALLRAGGALPGEAPPGDMEFAAAVEKYIFAVAPRKKQNTRRLKIDKNGERLLVSDNPAYDPVKPNGEYRIIGVAINWVRLGKL from the coding sequence ATGGCCACGATCAGAAAACGGTCAGGACGACACGGCACCGCTTACCGGGCAGAGGTCTGTGTCAAGGGTAGGCGGGAGTCGGCCACTTTCGATACGCTCTCTCTGGCGGCAGCGTGGGCGGAAGAGACAGAGGCTCTACTTCGTGCAGGGGGAGCGCTACCTGGCGAAGCACCTCCCGGCGACATGGAGTTTGCCGCGGCAGTCGAAAAATATATATTTGCCGTAGCGCCCAGAAAAAAACAGAACACCCGTCGCCTAAAGATCGACAAAAATGGCGAACGCCTGCTCGTGAGCGACAACCCAGCCTACGACCCCGTCAAACCCAACGGTGAATATAGAATTATCGGCGTGGCTATAAACTGGGTGCGACTGGGAAAGCTCTGA
- a CDS encoding integration host factor subunit alpha, with protein sequence MKRKNVTRKELAIAINSKVGISQRNAAEIVDTVFSTMKKTLTAGESIKLVQFGTLTVRDKSPRRGRNPRTGESMTITKRQMVSFRPSKRLRERLNK encoded by the coding sequence ATGAAGAGAAAAAATGTAACCAGAAAAGAACTTGCTATTGCCATTAATAGCAAGGTAGGCATTTCCCAGCGTAATGCTGCTGAGATAGTGGACACTGTCTTCTCGACCATGAAAAAAACGCTGACAGCAGGGGAATCCATCAAACTGGTTCAATTCGGAACGTTGACAGTGCGTGACAAAAGTCCACGGCGTGGTCGTAATCCGCGTACCGGTGAATCAATGACTATAACCAAACGTCAGATGGTCTCTTTCCGTCCCAGTAAACGATTGCGGGAACGCTTAAATAAATAG
- a CDS encoding MerR family transcriptional regulator, whose translation MKHETQSFPNIPDKIYFRIGEVSQLVGVDTHVLRYWESEFSLIKPFRGPSKQRLYRRRDVKNLLRIKYLLHEEGYTISGARKYIKRLTDRGYDLAKMSWGDPDSTPDTLLFEIKQELQVILEKLERGKKTDS comes from the coding sequence GTGAAACACGAAACTCAGAGTTTCCCGAATATTCCGGATAAAATTTATTTCCGGATCGGTGAAGTTAGTCAGCTGGTGGGTGTGGATACTCATGTGCTGAGATACTGGGAATCTGAATTTTCGCTGATCAAACCCTTCCGAGGCCCATCAAAACAACGGTTATACAGACGTCGGGATGTCAAAAATTTACTCCGGATCAAATACTTACTTCACGAAGAAGGCTATACGATCTCTGGAGCTCGAAAGTACATCAAACGCTTGACTGATAGGGGGTACGACCTGGCAAAGATGAGCTGGGGCGATCCTGACTCTACCCCGGATACCCTTCTATTTGAAATCAAGCAGGAGTTGCAGGTTATTCTTGAAAAACTGGAGAGAGGAAAAAAAACTGACTCATAA
- a CDS encoding DnaJ domain-containing protein: MEYNFDPSVDYYARLGLSPQAEENVIKAAYRALSQKYHPDKNGGDNSRMQELNEAYAILSTHESKAAYDEARKSFNNTYRGNGFSTENHSNGNHGTGKPDAKATVTAPRWSRFFARIFDLWLEVLVVSLVVGLVAGYIFPSFWAWLEKPGADAVLGIITMPVALVLDAVIFSIFGNTPGKAILGLRILTKDGQVLSFAQYLQRNLSVWVYGLGLGIPIVNLFTMAAQGNRLKKGMPTKYDEQSGYTVQTGDTTWIRRSVFGVSVISLLFLISIFNTIKKGNKEYRHDESLETTTQSKNIDRMIDDIFDTDNKQKTKQNHLDQSKIQNNSGDYSDPEKRSERIINLYNAGDYTEVVKEAESGDFLKNVSNIIGISMYNTGQFKRSLYMFLDAEELYPDDFAIKCNLGDSYLKNGNLSMALCKYIEAQNINPDNEYINNKIRYIESNVDFSSFGYKMRPIDIELKKVEAQSVFNFLEQINYHERITEIKIIYKGNSSKLAGC; this comes from the coding sequence ATGGAATACAATTTCGACCCCTCGGTAGATTATTACGCAAGGCTGGGACTATCCCCTCAAGCTGAGGAGAACGTCATTAAGGCCGCATACAGGGCCTTGTCCCAGAAATACCATCCCGACAAAAATGGCGGGGACAACAGTCGAATGCAGGAGCTCAACGAAGCATACGCCATTTTGTCAACGCATGAATCTAAGGCGGCCTACGATGAAGCCAGGAAATCATTCAACAATACCTATAGAGGGAATGGTTTTTCAACTGAGAACCATAGTAACGGAAACCATGGGACAGGCAAACCTGATGCAAAGGCCACAGTAACAGCGCCTCGCTGGTCTCGTTTTTTTGCTAGAATTTTTGACTTATGGCTTGAAGTCCTGGTCGTATCCTTGGTGGTAGGGCTTGTTGCTGGCTACATCTTTCCATCGTTCTGGGCGTGGCTGGAAAAGCCAGGAGCGGACGCGGTTTTGGGAATTATTACAATGCCGGTTGCCCTCGTGCTGGATGCCGTCATTTTTTCCATATTCGGAAATACCCCAGGAAAAGCTATCCTTGGCTTGAGAATATTAACAAAAGACGGACAGGTCCTCAGTTTCGCTCAATACCTACAAAGAAACTTGTCAGTGTGGGTCTATGGGCTTGGGCTTGGAATTCCCATTGTGAACCTGTTCACAATGGCTGCGCAAGGTAATCGTCTCAAAAAAGGAATGCCAACCAAATATGATGAGCAATCAGGGTATACAGTTCAAACGGGAGATACCACTTGGATTCGAAGGTCTGTTTTTGGCGTTTCTGTTATATCATTGTTATTTCTTATCTCTATTTTCAACACCATAAAAAAGGGAAACAAAGAATACAGACATGACGAATCTTTAGAAACAACAACTCAAAGCAAAAATATTGATAGAATGATTGACGATATTTTTGATACAGACAATAAACAAAAAACAAAACAAAATCATTTAGATCAATCTAAAATACAAAATAACAGTGGAGATTACAGCGATCCAGAAAAAAGATCGGAAAGAATAATAAATTTATACAACGCAGGGGACTATACTGAAGTAGTAAAAGAAGCAGAATCAGGAGATTTCCTTAAAAACGTTTCAAATATAATAGGTATATCCATGTACAATACAGGTCAATTCAAAAGATCCTTGTACATGTTTCTGGATGCAGAAGAATTGTATCCAGATGATTTTGCAATAAAGTGCAATCTTGGCGACTCGTACCTGAAAAATGGAAACTTATCTATGGCTCTGTGCAAGTATATCGAGGCGCAAAACATCAATCCTGATAATGAATATATTAATAACAAAATAAGATACATAGAAAGTAATGTTGACTTTTCATCTTTTGGATACAAAATGAGGCCCATAGACATTGAATTAAAAAAGGTTGAGGCGCAAAGTGTATTTAATTTTCTTGAGCAAATTAATTATCATGAAAGAATAACTGAAATCAAAATAATTTATAAGGGAAATTCTTCAAAACTAGCAGGCTGTTGA